The following proteins are encoded in a genomic region of Parabacteroides pacaensis:
- the nusA gene encoding transcription termination factor NusA, translating to MAKKQETISMIDTFAEFKELKNIDKTTMINVLEESFRNVIAKMFGTDENYDVIINPEKGDFEIWRNRIVVADEELEDSNLQIALSEAKKIDPEYQEGEEVTDEVFFADFGRRAILNLRQTLASKILELQKDSLYAKYKDKIGQIIAAEVYQVWKKEILLLDDDGNELLLPKQEQIPSDFYRKGETVRAVVARVDNVNNNPKIILSRTSPDFLQRLFELEVPEINDGLITIKRIARIPGERAKVAVESYDDRIDPVGACVGMKGSRIHGIVRELRNENIDVINYTANVSLFIQRAISPAKISSIRVNEDEHKAEVYLRPEEVSLAIGKGGLNIKLACMLTEYTIDVFRDIEGVDEEDIYLDEFTDEIDTWVIDALKNIGCNTAKNVLALSREEIIERADLEESTVDEVLRILSAEFEEE from the coding sequence ATGGCGAAGAAACAAGAAACAATCAGCATGATTGATACGTTTGCGGAATTTAAGGAACTGAAAAATATTGACAAGACCACGATGATTAACGTGTTGGAAGAGTCGTTCCGTAACGTTATTGCTAAGATGTTTGGTACGGATGAAAATTATGACGTGATTATAAATCCTGAAAAAGGAGACTTTGAAATATGGAGGAATCGTATTGTTGTAGCTGATGAAGAATTGGAAGATTCGAATTTACAGATAGCCTTGTCGGAAGCAAAAAAGATCGACCCTGAATACCAGGAAGGCGAAGAAGTAACGGATGAAGTGTTCTTTGCAGACTTTGGCCGCCGGGCTATTTTAAATTTGCGTCAGACTTTGGCTTCTAAAATACTTGAATTACAGAAAGACAGTTTGTATGCAAAATATAAAGATAAAATAGGGCAGATTATTGCTGCCGAAGTTTATCAGGTATGGAAAAAGGAAATCCTGTTACTGGACGATGATGGAAATGAGTTGCTTTTGCCCAAGCAGGAACAAATACCAAGCGATTTTTACCGGAAAGGAGAAACTGTACGTGCTGTAGTAGCCCGGGTGGACAATGTAAATAATAATCCGAAAATTATTTTGTCACGTACTTCTCCGGATTTCCTTCAACGTTTGTTTGAATTGGAAGTGCCGGAAATCAATGACGGGCTCATTACAATCAAACGTATTGCGCGTATCCCCGGCGAAAGAGCAAAAGTAGCTGTGGAATCGTATGATGACCGTATCGATCCGGTAGGTGCTTGTGTTGGTATGAAGGGATCGCGTATTCACGGAATTGTCCGTGAGTTGCGGAATGAAAACATCGATGTGATTAATTATACGGCGAATGTGTCGTTATTTATCCAACGAGCCATAAGCCCTGCCAAGATTTCTTCTATCCGGGTAAACGAAGATGAACATAAGGCTGAAGTTTATCTTCGTCCTGAAGAGGTTTCGTTAGCTATCGGGAAAGGAGGCTTGAATATTAAGCTGGCTTGTATGCTGACAGAATATACAATTGATGTATTCCGCGATATCGAAGGAGTAGATGAAGAAGACATTTATTTAGATGAGTTTACGGATGAAATCGATACTTGGGTAATCGATGCATTGAAGAATATCGGGTGCAATACTGCTAAAAATGTCCTTGCTTTATCACGTGAGGAAATTATTGAACGTGCAGATCTGGAAGAATCGACAGTGGATGAAGTTTTGAGAATCCTGTCGGCTGAGTTTGAAGAAGAATAA
- the rimP gene encoding ribosome assembly cofactor RimP: MIEKNFLKQLVEEKLASSQNYLVDITIQPDNLIVVEIDNDEGVNIDDCVELSRYLEEHLDREVEDFELEVGSTGITSPFKVLRQYLKNVGNEVEILLKSGVKLAGVLKSADENGITVVVEKQVKPEGAKRKVTIQEELSYPYEEIKYTKYLLRFK, encoded by the coding sequence ATGATAGAAAAGAACTTCTTAAAGCAATTGGTTGAGGAAAAGTTGGCTTCCTCACAGAATTATTTGGTAGATATTACCATTCAGCCGGATAATTTGATCGTAGTAGAAATAGATAACGATGAAGGGGTCAATATAGACGATTGCGTCGAACTTAGCCGTTATCTGGAAGAACATCTCGACCGGGAGGTAGAAGATTTTGAATTGGAAGTCGGTTCCACCGGCATTACTTCTCCATTTAAAGTATTGCGGCAATATCTTAAGAACGTAGGCAACGAAGTAGAAATATTGCTTAAAAGCGGGGTAAAACTTGCCGGTGTATTAAAAAGTGCCGATGAAAACGGGATCACGGTTGTTGTGGAAAAACAAGTGAAACCCGAAGGGGCAAAACGGAAAGTTACCATACAGGAAGAACTCTCTTATCCATATGAGGAAATAAAATATACAAAATACTTATTAAGATTCAAGTAA
- a CDS encoding CvpA family protein — protein MNWLDITFVCLIGLAIVKGLFDGVVKQVVSLIAVVIALLFTGKVAAFLLPYLDKLGWFEGNTLTVISYVAGFLVILAACILVAELLHKLIDVTPLGIVNHLFGGLLGGFTMVLFLSLFLNLWDMIDAKATILSSQVRKESRFYSDVKKVVPAIFPQLDLRKYIKPLPQTSAPRKETHTLEI, from the coding sequence ATGAACTGGTTGGATATAACATTCGTTTGTCTGATTGGATTAGCAATAGTGAAAGGCCTGTTTGATGGAGTCGTCAAACAGGTTGTTTCGCTTATAGCCGTTGTGATTGCACTGCTTTTTACGGGGAAGGTCGCAGCCTTTTTATTACCCTATCTGGATAAGCTGGGATGGTTTGAAGGAAATACCTTGACTGTGATAAGTTATGTAGCAGGCTTTTTGGTAATTCTAGCAGCATGTATTTTGGTAGCGGAACTGTTGCACAAATTAATAGATGTTACTCCTTTAGGAATAGTAAACCATTTGTTTGGCGGCCTATTAGGCGGCTTTACGATGGTTTTATTTTTAAGTCTTTTCCTCAATTTATGGGATATGATAGATGCCAAAGCAACTATTCTTTCTTCCCAAGTTCGGAAGGAGTCACGCTTTTATTCGGATGTAAAGAAGGTAGTACCTGCTATTTTCCCGCAATTGGATCTTCGGAAATATATAAAGCCGTTACCTCAAACATCTGCTCCCCGAAAGGAAACTCATACATTGGAAATATGA
- the infB gene encoding translation initiation factor IF-2 codes for MSIRLIKVTRDLNVGITTVVDFLQKKGFAVESNPNTKISDEQYALLVKEFGKDRPVGEQRERFSTERIHRDKKKETVISEEKLSEKKAPQQEIKTEVPEEFRPKIVMKGHINLDGHNKKQEIPAETEEEKKKEPVEESKPQQPSEIQPKAQPQPQPKPQTVVEEPKVIVEEPKIITEEPKVEKPKITIEEPKVIVEKPKITLVEEKIVPKEEKPVVKQAEKIKVVEKEKTEEKQVVVSETSKEETPKLVKEKQPVETEAGSVPDPEVKNEEVFRLNSPKFESNIKVTGKIDLDALNQSTRPKKKSKEERRKERENKKEKFNDQKKAHKGPKDPNTKPLNKPILAGAAGTNASGNTAASEGGGDVKKKRKRINKERVNVDKTPGTNPRPNFRKDDKKRLKKPVKTEVSEEDVQKQIKETLARLTNKGKVNVKAAKHRKDKREAASQRQQDMLEQEEMESRILKLTEFVTANDLANMMDVPVTQVIATCMSIGIMVSINQRLDAETINIVAEEFGFQTEYVSADVVEAIQAEEEDEEEDLVSRPPIVTVMGHVDHGKTSLLDNIRSANVIAGEAGGITQHIGAYNVKLPDGRRITFLDTPGHEAFTAMRARGAKVTDIAIIIVAADDSVMPQTIEAINHASAANVPMVFAINKIDKPGANPDKIREELANMNYLVEEWGGKYQCQEISAKKGIGVEELLEKVLLEADLLDLKANPHKRAVGSIIESSLDKGRGYVSTVLVENGTLKAGDIVLAGTHYGRVKAMFNERNQRIEQATPSEPALILGLNGAPQAGDTFNVLETDQEAREIATRREQLQRELGLRTQKMLTLDDIGRRIAVGNFQELNVIVKGDVDGSVEALSDSLIRLSTEEIQVNVIHKAVGQISESDVVLAAASNAIIIGFQVRPSQQARRQAEKEGVEIRLYSIIYDAIEEVTSAMEGMLSPEIKEEITANVEVREVFKISKVGTVAGCMVKEGKIKRSNKIRLIRDGIVIYSGELGSLKRFKDDVKEVAFGYECGLNINNYNDIQVGDIIEAYEETEVKKKL; via the coding sequence ATGTCCATAAGATTAATAAAAGTAACAAGAGATTTAAATGTGGGAATCACGACAGTAGTGGATTTCCTGCAAAAGAAAGGATTTGCGGTTGAGAGTAATCCCAATACGAAAATTAGTGATGAACAGTATGCTTTGCTTGTAAAAGAGTTTGGGAAAGATAGGCCTGTAGGAGAACAGCGTGAACGTTTTTCAACTGAGCGGATCCATAGAGACAAGAAAAAAGAAACCGTTATATCAGAGGAAAAGCTTTCGGAAAAGAAAGCACCTCAACAAGAAATTAAAACAGAAGTTCCGGAAGAATTCAGACCGAAGATTGTGATGAAGGGTCATATTAATTTAGACGGACATAACAAAAAACAGGAAATACCGGCGGAGACGGAGGAAGAGAAAAAAAAGGAACCTGTGGAAGAATCGAAACCTCAGCAACCATCTGAAATTCAACCTAAGGCACAACCACAACCTCAACCGAAACCTCAAACTGTTGTTGAGGAACCGAAAGTAATAGTTGAAGAACCGAAAATAATTACCGAGGAACCGAAAGTGGAGAAACCTAAAATAACGATTGAGGAGCCTAAAGTAATTGTTGAAAAACCTAAAATAACTTTGGTAGAAGAAAAAATAGTTCCTAAGGAAGAGAAGCCTGTTGTTAAACAAGCCGAAAAAATAAAAGTAGTGGAAAAAGAGAAAACTGAGGAAAAGCAGGTTGTCGTTTCCGAAACCTCTAAAGAAGAAACCCCTAAATTGGTGAAAGAAAAGCAACCTGTGGAAACTGAAGCCGGGTCCGTGCCTGATCCTGAAGTTAAAAATGAGGAAGTCTTTCGTTTAAACAGCCCTAAGTTTGAATCTAATATTAAAGTGACAGGTAAAATAGACCTGGATGCTTTAAACCAATCTACCCGCCCTAAAAAGAAAAGTAAAGAAGAACGGCGGAAAGAGCGGGAAAATAAAAAGGAAAAATTTAATGATCAGAAGAAAGCTCATAAAGGACCTAAAGACCCGAATACCAAGCCATTAAATAAACCGATCTTAGCAGGAGCTGCCGGTACGAATGCTTCCGGTAATACCGCTGCTTCAGAAGGAGGGGGAGATGTAAAAAAGAAAAGGAAACGGATTAATAAGGAACGGGTGAATGTGGATAAAACTCCAGGAACAAATCCTCGTCCTAATTTCCGTAAGGATGATAAAAAACGTTTGAAGAAACCTGTAAAAACCGAGGTTAGCGAAGAAGATGTACAGAAACAGATTAAAGAAACCTTGGCTCGCCTTACTAACAAAGGTAAAGTAAACGTAAAAGCAGCAAAGCATCGTAAAGATAAACGGGAAGCGGCTTCTCAACGCCAGCAAGATATGCTGGAACAAGAAGAAATGGAAAGCCGCATCTTGAAACTTACCGAATTTGTTACGGCAAATGACTTGGCAAATATGATGGATGTTCCGGTAACCCAAGTTATCGCTACTTGCATGAGTATCGGCATTATGGTTTCAATCAACCAGCGCTTGGATGCGGAGACTATAAATATCGTTGCCGAAGAGTTCGGATTCCAAACAGAATATGTAAGTGCGGATGTAGTAGAAGCAATTCAGGCGGAAGAAGAGGATGAAGAAGAGGATTTGGTTTCCCGGCCTCCTATCGTAACGGTAATGGGACACGTAGACCATGGTAAAACATCTTTATTGGATAACATACGTAGTGCCAATGTAATTGCAGGAGAAGCCGGAGGAATTACTCAACATATCGGAGCGTATAATGTAAAACTGCCGGATGGCCGTCGTATTACGTTTTTAGATACGCCGGGACACGAAGCTTTTACCGCTATGCGTGCCCGTGGAGCAAAAGTAACCGATATTGCCATTATTATAGTTGCGGCTGACGATAGCGTGATGCCTCAAACGATTGAAGCGATCAATCATGCTTCTGCAGCAAATGTACCGATGGTATTTGCCATTAATAAAATAGATAAGCCGGGAGCTAATCCGGATAAAATCCGGGAGGAATTAGCCAATATGAATTACCTGGTAGAAGAATGGGGCGGAAAATATCAATGCCAGGAAATCTCTGCCAAGAAAGGAATCGGAGTAGAGGAATTGCTTGAAAAAGTATTACTTGAAGCTGATTTACTGGACTTAAAAGCCAATCCCCATAAACGGGCGGTAGGTTCTATCATCGAATCGTCGTTAGACAAGGGACGCGGATACGTCTCGACCGTGTTAGTGGAAAACGGTACATTGAAGGCCGGCGACATTGTATTGGCAGGAACACATTATGGACGCGTAAAAGCCATGTTTAACGAACGGAACCAACGTATCGAACAAGCAACCCCTTCTGAACCTGCGTTGATTCTCGGGTTGAACGGAGCCCCACAGGCCGGCGATACCTTTAATGTATTGGAAACAGACCAGGAAGCTCGTGAAATTGCTACCCGCCGTGAACAGTTGCAACGCGAATTAGGTTTACGGACCCAGAAAATGCTTACGCTGGATGATATAGGTCGTCGTATTGCGGTAGGTAACTTCCAGGAATTGAATGTTATTGTGAAGGGTGATGTAGACGGTTCGGTCGAAGCTTTATCCGACTCGTTGATCCGCCTATCGACCGAAGAAATTCAGGTGAATGTGATCCACAAGGCCGTAGGTCAGATATCCGAATCGGATGTTGTATTGGCAGCCGCTTCCAATGCGATCATTATCGGTTTCCAGGTACGTCCTTCTCAACAAGCACGTCGCCAGGCAGAAAAAGAAGGAGTGGAAATCCGCCTTTATTCGATTATCTATGATGCCATAGAAGAAGTAACTTCTGCCATGGAAGGTATGCTTTCTCCGGAAATCAAGGAAGAGATTACAGCCAATGTCGAAGTTCGCGAAGTATTTAAGATTTCGAAAGTAGGTACCGTTGCCGGATGTATGGTAAAAGAAGGCAAGATCAAACGTTCTAATAAAATACGGCTTATCCGTGACGGTATCGTGATCTATTCTGGCGAGTTAGGTTCGTTGAAGCGCTTTAAAGATGATGTAAAAGAAGTGGCATTCGGTTATGAGTGTGGTTTAAATATTAATAACTACAACGACATACAGGTAGGTGATATTATAGAAGCTTACGAAGAAACCGAAGTGAAAAAGAAATTGTAA